The Acidihalobacter prosperus genomic sequence CGGCGGCCGCGCGTTTGGCCGCGGGCGACAGATGCGGCGCCTCGACCATCACGCGCGGCAGGATGAAGGCCGGATCGGGCACGCTGACCGCGATGTCGGAGCCGGGCTTGTCGGCCAGATAGTAGGCGGCCGAGGACTGCACCATGGCGATCTTGATCTCGCCGCTCTTGAGCGCCGCGAGCGTGGTGCTGTTGGTGCGGTAGACCTGCAGGCCGTTCTGCTTGAGCGCCAGCATGAACTTCTGACCCTGCGGCCAGCCGCCGGCGGTCTGCAGCATGCCCGCAAGCAGCGGGTAGGTCGGCCCGGACACGGCCGGATTGTTCATGCCCACCGCATTGCGGTAGGCCGGGGTCAGCAGACCCTGCCAGCTCGCCGGCGGCGCCAGGCCGTCGCGGCGGTAGGCGAACACGCCGGACAGGGTGTAGCCGGTGGGCACGTAGGCGCCGTTGCTCGGCAACAGCTTGCGGCCTTCACTGTTCCACGACACCTTGGGCAGGACGCCCTCGGCCACCAGACCGGCCTTGTCGAGGCCGGCGGCGGCAGTGGCGCCGTCGAACCAGGCCAGCGTCCACTGCGGACGGGCGGCCTCGGCGGAAACGCGCGCGATCAACGGCCCGGTGGAGGTGGTGATCACGGTGACCGGAATGCCGGTCTTCTTGGTGAAGGCCCTGGCCACCGCGGGACCGTAGTCCACCGCGTTGTACAGCACCAGGGTCTGGCGGGACTGCGGCCAGAGTATCCACACGGCGGCCGCCGCCACGGCCACGACCACGATCAGCACCAACTTGCGCATGCCTTGTACCTCTTCATCGTTTCACGACGCACATCGCGCCAAATCCTGCCGTTCCCGCACCCGCCGCACCCGCCGCACCCGCGGCCGGGACGGAATGCCGCCGACGCGCGCGCCGGCGACGAAAATTCGTTGTGGGCCGGTCTTCCCTGACGCCCCCTCAAAAAGAACGGGGCACATCCCTGTGCCCCAATGGAGTCATCATGTCTTCTTGCGAAGTCAGAACTTGCTGGACACGCTCAGTTCCATGCTGCGCGAGGGCAGCGTCCAGTACAGCGGGGTGTTGGCCCCGCCGGTGTAGCCGGCCAGGTTGATGATGGTCTTCTTGTCCAGCAGGTTGTCGATCTTCAGGCGCACGTCGACCGGGTGGGCCAGGCCGGCGTCGAGCTTGTAGCCCAGCGACAGATTCGCCACCGAATAGGCGTTGATCGGTTGGGTTTCGCCGCTGTCGCCATAGCTCGAACCCACATACTTGTCGAGCAGCGAGCCGTACAGGGCACCGTGGTTGTAGACCACGCCGACCACGGCCGTCGTCTTCGGCACGTTGGCGATCCACTGATGGGTGGTCTTGGTCTTGGCGCTGTTGAGGCTGCCGTTGACGTAGCCGCTGAAGCCGCCGCCCACGTAAACCGTGGCGCTGCCCTCGACACCCTGGTAGATCACGCCGCCCTGGTTGTACCAGACGGTGTTGCCGGCAACGGTGCGCGAGGCCACCGAGTTGTTGAAGTCGATGTAATAGACGTCGCCGGAGAGCGCCAGCTTCCGCGTCTGGTAGGCCGTACCCGCCTGGTAGTTCATGGTGGTCTCAGGCTTGACGCTGTTGATGCTGGAGTTCGGGTCGGCGGTGTAGAACAGGTTCAGGTTCGGTGCCAGGAAACCCTTGGCCACCTGGCCGTAGGCCGTCCAGTGCGGCGCGACCTGGTAGTGCAGCGCAACCGACGGGATCGCGTCGGACCAGGTCTTGGACACGGTCGCCGGCGCATTGGTGGGTCCCTGGTTGACCTGCGCGTCGAGATAGCGCTTGAACCAGGCGTAACGCACGCCAGGCGTCAGCGTCAGGCTCGGCGTGATGCGCCAGTCCAGTTCGAGGTAGGGCTGGGCCGAATCCAGGGTGTCGTACATCAGACGGTCGGTGGCGCCGAAGGGACCGGCCTTGCCGGCATTGATGTTGAGCGCGCCGCCCAGGGTCCAGTCGATTTCGTACTGGCTGCGGGTGTTCCACTGGTGGTCGAACCACATACCGTACTTGAGGTCGCCGATGGCGATCGGCTGCACGAATCGCAGCGTGTCGCCGACACTCTGGTAGACCATGGTCATGCGCTGGCCAGGCACGTCGTTGGCGTACAGGGTGGTGCCGTATTGCGCGTCGAGGGCGTTGCCGATGTTGGTGCCGTTGGGCGTTTCGCCGTTCGGGTCGGCGCCGTTGTAGCCGGCATGGTTGTAGCCGTAGGTGTAGAGCTTGTTATCGACCCGGATGCCGTCGCCCAGCACGGCGCTCAGGCCGATGTAGGCCATGTAGGTCGAGATCTTGTCGTAGTTGTAGCCGTAGTAGTTCTGCTGGGTCGGGTCGTTGCTCAGGCCGTAGTTCCAGCCGTATTTCCTGATCTGTGCCATGGTCGCGCCGATCGGCACGTTCTGATGGATATCGTTGTGCATCGCCACGAAGGTCAGCAGGGTGTTGTCGCCGATCGGGCGCAGCACCTTGAAGAAGTAGTTCTGGCGCTTCTGGCTGCTGTAGGTCAGATAGCCGTCGCTCGACAGGTTCTCGATGTCGAGAAAGGCGCGCGCGTCGTGGTAGTGCTGCATGTTGCCGGTATCGAACTGCAGCCCCTGCACCTGCGTGTTGAAGCTGCCGGTGGACAGCGTGGCGACGAGACCGGGTGCCGCGCTCGGCATCTTGGAGCGGATGGCGATGGTGCCGCCGAAGGTCGCGTCGCCGATGGTGCTCGCCGAGCCCGGACCGCGGTCGACGTTGACGTGGCCGATGTCGTTGGCCATGAAGTAGTTGGTCGAGTGGTGCGTGAAGTCGTTCGAGTCGCCCCACGGAATGCCGTCGAAGGTGACATTGAACTGACCGTCCTGGAAGCCGCGCAGACTCAGGAACTGGGATTCCATCAAACCGGGGCCGTTGGGGTCGGTTACCGCAACGCTGGGCGACACGGCCGCGATCGAGCCGTAGTTTTCGCTCAGCTGCACGTTGTTCTTGATGTAGTGGTGCGAAATCACCGCGGTCGGCTGCGTGGCCTTGAGCGGGGTCTTGCTCGGTGCCTGGTGCGGCGCGGACTTCTGACTCTCGGCGGACGCGGTGCTGCCGTTGCTCGCGCTCACGGTGCCGAGATTCAGTGCGTCGGCATGGGCATTGCCGATGCCGCCGGCGAGGCAAAGGCCGCCCACGGCGGCGAGATGCACCATGCGGGCCAGGTACTTGCGACGAAACTCCATGACTTGCGCTCCTGTTTTTTTTGAATCCGGGTATGGATGACGGGGGCCGCAAGTCTCGGAGATAAGCTTTACCAATAACCTTTCAGGAACCTTTACGATATTTAACTTGTCCCAGATCGTGCTTTACATTCATCCGCTTACGCGTTTGTTTCGCGGCGGTGAAATTTTTGTTCCGCTTTGATTTCAGGAACTCTCGATGCGCTGGATTCTGGTGGCGGGCAACGGCCCCCGAGCGACAGCGATCTCGCGTCGGCTGCGCCATGAAGGCTTTCGCGTCAGCGCCGTGGACGAGCCGGGCCAGGCCGTTGCGGGCCTGTGCGCCCGCCCGCATGAAGGCGCCCTGTTCGTCGGGCTGACGCCCGCGCACGCCGCCTCGCTTTCCCGGCTGGCCCGGGCGGCGCTCTCGGCACGCGGCGCCCGCTCCATCCCGATGATCGCCGTATGCGACACCGCACCGGACGCGGCCGCGGCGGACGGGCTGCCGCTGTTCTGGCAGGCCGGCGCGGCCGACGAATCCCTGCTGCTCGCGCAGCTGCGTGCCCTGCTGCGTCGCGCCGACGGCTACCCGCGGCACCATCGCTTCGGCGCGCTCGGACTCGATCCGCAGCGCGCGCGCGTCAGTCTCGACGGCCAGTCCATCGCCCTGCGTCCGATGGAATTCAGGCTGCTCAACCTTTTGATAGAGGCTCAGGGCCGTCCGGTGCCGCCGACCATCCTGGCCGGCAGCCTGTGGCCCGATCGACCCTACTGCCGCGAACGGCTGGCGGTGCAGTTGCATCATCTGCGCCGCCGGCTGGGCGGCAAGAGCGCCCCAGTTCGCGTACAGCGCGTCAAGTCGCTCGGCTACGCGCTGGCCACCCGCCGGATCAGTCCCAAGAGGCCCGATACCCATGCAACTCCTCCTGCTCTGTGAGCCTGGACACTCTCCCCGGCGTCTGATCACCGCGCTGCGCACGCGCTGCGAATCCATCAACGAAAGACCCTGGCCGGAGGCCGAAGACGATGCCTGGCCGCACGCGGAGGCGGTGATCATGCATGGCTTCGACGACCGTGTGGTCGAGCACGTTGCCGCTGCGCGCGCACGCGCCGGCAAGGCTGCGCTGCTCGTGGTCGCCCCGCTCAGTCACAGCGGCCGCCTGGCCGCACTCGAACATGGTGCCGACGACTGTTTGCCGGACGACACGCCCGGTCAGACCCTGCATCAGCGCCTGCTCGCGCTGCATGCGATCACGCCGGCCGCGCTCAACGAGGGGCACTGCGTGGTCGGCGATCTGCGCATCGGCCTGTCGTCGGTGGATGTCTGGCGCGGCGACCGACACCTGCGCCTCGGCATGCGCGAATATCAGTTGCTGCGCCTGCTGGCCCTCAACGCCGACCGCACCCTCAGCCGCGGAGAACTGGTCGAGCGCGTCTGGGGCATCGAGGCGGACCCCAACGACAATGTGCTGGACGTCTATGTGCACCGCCTGCGCAGCAAGGTGGACAAACCTTTCGCCAAGCCGCTGATCCAGACCGTGCGCGGCATCGGCTACCGCCTGGCCGAAGACTGAACCCCGCGCGGGCCTCCCGCCCCAAGAAGCGCGGGCCGTACGTTTCCGGTACGGCCCGCGAATCCCCGTCATCACGGAGTCATGACGCCTGAAACCGAGGGTGCGCCGACACGTACCGCTCGCGCAGCGCCCCCGGACCCACCAGGATGGCGCCGGCGCTGTTGCCGCCGGAACAACCGCTGCCGGTGGTGTGTCGGATCGGGGCGAACGCGTACCCAACTGACTGTTCACGCCCCGTGTGCCCCTGCGCCACTGCCATGCCTGCCGCCCCGAGCCACACCGACAGCACTCGACAAGTCTGCGCATAAACCATACCGCCCATCTTTCAGATTCCTTAACAGGCTGTTGAAAATTCCCCCGATTTAGCGGTTATCATGTTGATCAGGGTCCATTGGCGACGTGCCCCTTCGGATCTGGGGCCTGATTTTTCCCGAAAACAGCCCAAATCCCGATCTCTGGGCGCACCGATCCCTTGATGTGTGCCTTCAACATGCTGCCAGTCCCAGATTGCGCATCCGCACCAGGTTGTAGGCCGCCGCGCTGAGCACAAACTGGAAATCCAGTTTCTCGCGTCCGACAAACCGACTTTTGCGCAGACCCGCAATGGTCTTGAGCCAACCGAAGCATTCTTCGATCCGCTTGCGGATCGTCAGGCTGGTTCGGTAACCGGGATGGCCGATGGTGCGCCCGTCGATGGCCGAGCGGCGCCCGGCCGTGTTCTGAGCCACATGCGGCGTGACGTTTCGTCCACGCATCGCCGCCACAAAGCCTTGCGTGTCATAGTTCTTGTCCGCGCCCAGCGTGATCCGGTGGCTCCCGCCGAGCGCGTCGACAAGCTCGACACCGGCCTCGCGCTCGGCCGTGCCGGTGGCCTGGCTCGTCTGCGACTCGACGATCAGGCCGTGGCGGTTTTCCATCAGCAGGTGTCCGAGGTAGCTGAGCTTGGCGGTCGTGCCTTCGCTCTTGCGATACAGCAAGGCATCCGGGTCGGTCCTGGAGACGTGCGTTTCCCGACACCGCTTCTGCCCGCGAAAGTCCACCGTGGGATTGCGCCCGCCACCGCTCGGCGGCGCGTCCTCGTCCCGGGGCCGGTAGCTCTTGTGCGAGGCCAGCGCTTCGATCAACGTGCCATCGACGCTGAAGTGTTCGCTAGACAGCAGATCGGCCGCACGGGCCTGATCCAGCACCCGGGCGAAGAAGGTGCGGGCCACATCGCCTGCAAGCAGGCGGTCACGGTTCTTGGTAAACGTGGAGTGGTGCCAGACCGGATCGTCCATGGAAAAGCCCACAAACCAGCGAAACAGCAGGTTGTAGTCGATCTGTTCGACCAACAGGCGTTCGCTGCGGATGGTGTAGAACGCCATCAACAGTTGCGCGCGCAGCAGCTTCTCCGGCGGGATCGAGTCACGGCCCATATGGGCATACAGCGCATCGAAGTCAGCGTCGAGTTCTTTGAGCGCTTGATCGACCATCCGCCGGATCGGGCGCAGAGGATGGTCCTTCGGCACCCGTTGCTCCGGGCTGACCGTGCTGAACAGCCCATCCTGATGTATGTCGGCACCGCGCATCGGCCACAACCCTCACTCAACAATACAAAACCAATCTTCCGGGTTTACAGGACTTTTTCAACAGCCTGTTAAAGGCGATTTCAGAAAAACACGCAACGATATGAAAATAATTATTTTTTTATGAACTGCCACTGTTTGTGAATTTCCAATTTCAGCATCGTGAATGCGGTCACGCACCAGCCTGCGCGGCGGCGACGCAACAGCGCCCCGCCGCCGCACCGACTCAGAAATGCGCCTCAACGCTGGCGTAATACGCGCGTGGCGCACCAGGCTCGGCCAGTAGCTGGCCGGCGATGCCGTAGTAACCGCCGCCGGAAATATACTCGTAGGCGTTGTATTTCTTGCCCAGCAGGTTGGTCACATCGAATCGCAGCGACAAAGACTTCATGCCGGCGAATCCGACCTGGCGCCCGAGGACGATCTTGAGTCCGGCATTCCACAAACCGAAGGCAGGCAGTTTTTGCGTGGTCGGCGCCCCGGTATTGTTGTTGTAAATGTACTGGGCACCGGTGTAGTTCCACCACAACCGAGGTTTGTAGATCACGCCCTCGCGGTAGAACTCGTCGAAGACGCCCGCATTGACAGTGTGATCCGGCACGTTGGAGATCGGCTTGCCGTTATACGAGCCATGACTGGGGCTGACGTAATTCGAGTACACCGCACGCTCGATGCTGAGATTCGCGAACAGATGCAGGCTGTAAACGGGATTGTCGACGAACGACAGATTGACCCCGTCGAACGTCGACGAACCGGACGCGAACAGACTGTAGGCATGACTCACGACCGGAATCGGAATGATCTCGTTGGTGTCGTCCAGATGATAGTAATTGACGCTGAGCAGGGCATTGCGCAGGTAGCCGTCGTGCGGCAGATAGGCCTTGACCCCGATCTGGTACTGGGTCGACTTCTGTGGCTTGAGGGTCGAAACCAGGAAATGCGCGTAGGTACCGGTCGCACCCGCCGGAGAACGATATCCGGTCGCGTAATTGGCATACAATGCGAGTTTTTTGGTGATCTTCCAGTTGGCGCCAATGGAGGGTTCTACCTCGGTGAAACTGGTTTCGGAGTTCGGCTGCGTATCGCCGTTGTTGCCGATCGCATATTGCACATTTATCGGAAAAGCAGCGGCTGCATTGTTGACGAAATTGGATTTGAAATTCACCACGCGGATACCGGGCGTGATGCGAAAACGGTCCGTCGGCTGAAAATCATCCTGAACGAATGCGGCAAGATCGGTTTCGTAGAGATACGAGCTGTGGAAATGATGCGGCAGAGAAAGACTATGGTAGAGCGTCTGACCATTCACATTGACGGTCTGCGTTGGATTGTAAAAATCCAGCAGCGAGTAATACTGATTGTTGACGAAATAGCCGCCAACCGAAACAAGATTATGGTAGGGCAGCGCGAAGCTCAGATATAGCTTGTCGCCATACGTATGGCTGGTCGCATTGTAATACTGGTAAAGCACGCTCGGTGACTGACCGAGATTGTTGTAGTGCAGATGAATACGGTTGCCATAACGGTAGAACAGCATATTGTGCAGATGCGTATCCTGCGTGAGCGCGTCCTCGAATTTAGAATAGATCAGAGTCGTGTTGACGAACGCGCGTTTCCAGTAGGTCGACTTGGGCAGCGAAGTGTAATAGCCAGTGGTCGACTGACTGTAGACCGGCCCCGGTATCGGGTTCCCGGTATTGGGATCGACGCCGTATATCGTGACGTTGCTGTTGGGACTGACCGGTATGGGTACCGGCCGATAGGCCACCGAATGCGAAGTATAGGCGCCGAAGCTGAGATGACCGCCGTTGAACGTTTTGGTCGTCTTGGCGTAATACGCGTAGTTGTTGGCCGGATTGTTGAACCCGTAACCGTTGACGAAATTGCCGCTGCTGCCGACACCACCGGCCACCACCGTCGACCAACCGTCGATACTGCCGGATTGTGCGCTGAAATTAGCGCCCTGGGTGTCGAAACTCCCCACGAAGCCGCCGATCGTGACGCCAGGTTTCGCGCTCGGCTGCAGCGGCATGAAGTTGACCGAGCCGCCGATATTGTCGTACCACCGGTTGACCGGATAACCTGGCCCATAGGTCACCGAAATCCCCTTGAACATGGATATCTGCGGCACCTCGGATGCCTGCCAGACACCATAGGCGGGATCGATCATCGGCACGCCGTCGAAGGTCACCATCACCATGCCGTCGTTGGCGTTGCCGCCGATATTTCCCCATCCGGTCTTCATGCCGTTGATGCTGATGCTGGCGCGCGGCGCGCCGCTGGGGCCGTCGTTGAGGACGTTCACGCCGGGCGCCTGTTCAAGCGCCTGACCCGCTCCCATGCCCGGACCGACCGTATCCAGCTCCTGCTTGCCGATCACCTTGACGGACTGGGTCGAATCGAAGATGTGCTTCATGCTCGGCAGCTTGCCCAGGGTGTCCAGTGGGCTGAGGCGATCGCTGACGACGCCGACATTGTATACCGGCGAGGAAGCCGATTTAGCCGTGTCGCTTGCTGATGCCGCCTCCTTGGGCTGTGTGGTTGACTGGGCCGGCGCCGCCATGGCCACGACGGGCATGGCAGCAAGAATCGACAGGGCCAGCTGATTCCTCCTGAAATTCCTGAAACGCATTGCAAACTCCTCGAAACGCGGTCGATGATCGTGACCCCCATGCAAGACACGGCCGGCATACCCGAA encodes the following:
- a CDS encoding winged helix-turn-helix domain-containing protein, with protein sequence MRWILVAGNGPRATAISRRLRHEGFRVSAVDEPGQAVAGLCARPHEGALFVGLTPAHAASLSRLARAALSARGARSIPMIAVCDTAPDAAAADGLPLFWQAGAADESLLLAQLRALLRRADGYPRHHRFGALGLDPQRARVSLDGQSIALRPMEFRLLNLLIEAQGRPVPPTILAGSLWPDRPYCRERLAVQLHHLRRRLGGKSAPVRVQRVKSLGYALATRRISPKRPDTHATPPAL
- a CDS encoding TonB-dependent receptor produces the protein MEFRRKYLARMVHLAAVGGLCLAGGIGNAHADALNLGTVSASNGSTASAESQKSAPHQAPSKTPLKATQPTAVISHHYIKNNVQLSENYGSIAAVSPSVAVTDPNGPGLMESQFLSLRGFQDGQFNVTFDGIPWGDSNDFTHHSTNYFMANDIGHVNVDRGPGSASTIGDATFGGTIAIRSKMPSAAPGLVATLSTGSFNTQVQGLQFDTGNMQHYHDARAFLDIENLSSDGYLTYSSQKRQNYFFKVLRPIGDNTLLTFVAMHNDIHQNVPIGATMAQIRKYGWNYGLSNDPTQQNYYGYNYDKISTYMAYIGLSAVLGDGIRVDNKLYTYGYNHAGYNGADPNGETPNGTNIGNALDAQYGTTLYANDVPGQRMTMVYQSVGDTLRFVQPIAIGDLKYGMWFDHQWNTRSQYEIDWTLGGALNINAGKAGPFGATDRLMYDTLDSAQPYLELDWRITPSLTLTPGVRYAWFKRYLDAQVNQGPTNAPATVSKTWSDAIPSVALHYQVAPHWTAYGQVAKGFLAPNLNLFYTADPNSSINSVKPETTMNYQAGTAYQTRKLALSGDVYYIDFNNSVASRTVAGNTVWYNQGGVIYQGVEGSATVYVGGGFSGYVNGSLNSAKTKTTHQWIANVPKTTAVVGVVYNHGALYGSLLDKYVGSSYGDSGETQPINAYSVANLSLGYKLDAGLAHPVDVRLKIDNLLDKKTIINLAGYTGGANTPLYWTLPSRSMELSVSSKF
- a CDS encoding winged helix-turn-helix transcriptional regulator, whose amino-acid sequence is MQLLLLCEPGHSPRRLITALRTRCESINERPWPEAEDDAWPHAEAVIMHGFDDRVVEHVAAARARAGKAALLVVAPLSHSGRLAALEHGADDCLPDDTPGQTLHQRLLALHAITPAALNEGHCVVGDLRIGLSSVDVWRGDRHLRLGMREYQLLRLLALNADRTLSRGELVERVWGIEADPNDNVLDVYVHRLRSKVDKPFAKPLIQTVRGIGYRLAED
- a CDS encoding IS5 family transposase — its product is MRGADIHQDGLFSTVSPEQRVPKDHPLRPIRRMVDQALKELDADFDALYAHMGRDSIPPEKLLRAQLLMAFYTIRSERLLVEQIDYNLLFRWFVGFSMDDPVWHHSTFTKNRDRLLAGDVARTFFARVLDQARAADLLSSEHFSVDGTLIEALASHKSYRPRDEDAPPSGGGRNPTVDFRGQKRCRETHVSRTDPDALLYRKSEGTTAKLSYLGHLLMENRHGLIVESQTSQATGTAEREAGVELVDALGGSHRITLGADKNYDTQGFVAAMRGRNVTPHVAQNTAGRRSAIDGRTIGHPGYRTSLTIRKRIEECFGWLKTIAGLRKSRFVGREKLDFQFVLSAAAYNLVRMRNLGLAAC
- a CDS encoding TonB-dependent receptor, whose product is MRFRNFRRNQLALSILAAMPVVAMAAPAQSTTQPKEAASASDTAKSASSPVYNVGVVSDRLSPLDTLGKLPSMKHIFDSTQSVKVIGKQELDTVGPGMGAGQALEQAPGVNVLNDGPSGAPRASISINGMKTGWGNIGGNANDGMVMVTFDGVPMIDPAYGVWQASEVPQISMFKGISVTYGPGYPVNRWYDNIGGSVNFMPLQPSAKPGVTIGGFVGSFDTQGANFSAQSGSIDGWSTVVAGGVGSSGNFVNGYGFNNPANNYAYYAKTTKTFNGGHLSFGAYTSHSVAYRPVPIPVSPNSNVTIYGVDPNTGNPIPGPVYSQSTTGYYTSLPKSTYWKRAFVNTTLIYSKFEDALTQDTHLHNMLFYRYGNRIHLHYNNLGQSPSVLYQYYNATSHTYGDKLYLSFALPYHNLVSVGGYFVNNQYYSLLDFYNPTQTVNVNGQTLYHSLSLPHHFHSSYLYETDLAAFVQDDFQPTDRFRITPGIRVVNFKSNFVNNAAAAFPINVQYAIGNNGDTQPNSETSFTEVEPSIGANWKITKKLALYANYATGYRSPAGATGTYAHFLVSTLKPQKSTQYQIGVKAYLPHDGYLRNALLSVNYYHLDDTNEIIPIPVVSHAYSLFASGSSTFDGVNLSFVDNPVYSLHLFANLSIERAVYSNYVSPSHGSYNGKPISNVPDHTVNAGVFDEFYREGVIYKPRLWWNYTGAQYIYNNNTGAPTTQKLPAFGLWNAGLKIVLGRQVGFAGMKSLSLRFDVTNLLGKKYNAYEYISGGGYYGIAGQLLAEPGAPRAYYASVEAHF
- a CDS encoding ABC transporter substrate-binding protein; the encoded protein is MRKLVLIVVVAVAAAAVWILWPQSRQTLVLYNAVDYGPAVARAFTKKTGIPVTVITTSTGPLIARVSAEAARPQWTLAWFDGATAAAGLDKAGLVAEGVLPKVSWNSEGRKLLPSNGAYVPTGYTLSGVFAYRRDGLAPPASWQGLLTPAYRNAVGMNNPAVSGPTYPLLAGMLQTAGGWPQGQKFMLALKQNGLQVYRTNSTTLAALKSGEIKIAMVQSSAAYYLADKPGSDIAVSVPDPAFILPRVMVEAPHLSPAAKRAAAAFIRFVMSPEGQALAMRDKGSDGLYWPVTTDAPADKRIPDPATLHLESVPPPQWGPLESTINQWFTRTVLGQ